The Blautia hydrogenotrophica DSM 10507 genome window below encodes:
- a CDS encoding phage tail tape measure protein yields MREVKAVANRIKGITVEIGGDTTGLDKALKSVNSSITKTQSALNDVNRLLKLDPSNTVLVAQKQELLAQAVSQTEEKLSALEAAQEQVAAAFARGDIGADKYQAFQREIEETRGKLNKYKADLSDLQTEQDALSQNTARLEKLFAATGTEVDDYADILGSRLTSAIKNGTANSDQLRTALEKIGKSATGGKADIRQLTDALDTVDDGQAIQNLIQQLNEAGDAAENTADDVGQIAENTKGAALMQAADQLSAVSDKIQEIGDKALDAYTDTESAVTKVNAYFGETGQAAEQSANVIKNVYSSGVGESMDAVANAVLMVKKNLGDLSETDLTNLTQQAITLEELYGIDMNETLRGVNSLMQQYGLTAQEAMDYIVVGTQNGLDKTNELGDNLSEYAGKFAQAGYSASEYFQLLDNGLKNGAYNLDKVNDAINEVTTRLVDGTIGESIGMFSTKTQELFTSWQNGGATQKQVIDSIVADIAGCTNQQEALNLAALAFGTMAEDGNLKFITSLTSVGSTYDSVKGSAQGLFDATTTPMQEMESNTRKLQQSLVPLGEKLAEIANTILPPLVAVIQTVSSWFQQLPGPVQNFIVILGVLLAAFTALTPVIAALAVSVGALNIFLLPIIAVIAAVAAAIAGIIAIIQNWGAITEWFGNLWNTICNGIGTMIESVKTWFSNLWTHLQNVWNGICNVVQTAVMLLGSIIQGAVDIITLPFRFIWENCKDIVTSVWNGIKDTVSSVLSAISGVISSIMGAIQNVISSIWNAISSKVSAVVNAIKNTVTSVFNAIKSVASTVWNGIKSVISTVVDGIKSKVSSVFNAVKSTVSSVFNGIKSTSTTVWNGIKTAITKPIEAAKNTIKGIVDKISGFFSGMKLELPKIKLPHFKITGKLSLAPPSVPHLSIDWYKKGGILTKPTIFGMNGSSLMAGGEAGREAVLPLKGFYQQLENILSSRMNTSAMEKYLAIIAENSCKGLYLDDGTLVGHLLPAIDSGLGKTQKLQRRLSL; encoded by the coding sequence ATGAGGGAGGTGAAAGCTGTGGCAAACCGTATCAAAGGTATCACAGTAGAGATAGGCGGCGATACCACTGGTCTTGACAAAGCGTTAAAGAGCGTCAATTCTTCCATCACGAAAACGCAGTCTGCCTTAAATGATGTGAACCGGCTCTTAAAACTCGATCCTTCCAATACGGTGTTGGTGGCGCAGAAACAGGAACTGCTGGCGCAGGCGGTGAGCCAGACGGAAGAAAAGCTGTCGGCGCTGGAAGCCGCACAGGAGCAGGTGGCCGCAGCCTTTGCCCGTGGGGATATCGGGGCGGATAAGTATCAGGCGTTCCAGCGGGAGATCGAGGAGACCCGTGGAAAGCTGAACAAATATAAGGCTGACCTTTCCGATTTGCAGACGGAGCAGGATGCCCTTTCCCAGAACACGGCACGGCTGGAAAAGCTGTTTGCCGCTACGGGGACAGAGGTGGATGATTATGCGGATATCCTTGGCAGTCGGCTGACTTCAGCGATTAAAAACGGGACTGCCAATTCTGATCAGCTGCGGACGGCCCTTGAGAAGATCGGGAAGTCCGCCACAGGCGGTAAAGCCGATATCCGACAGCTGACAGACGCTCTGGATACTGTGGATGACGGGCAGGCGATCCAAAACCTGATCCAGCAGCTGAACGAAGCCGGGGACGCTGCGGAAAATACAGCGGACGATGTGGGCCAGATTGCGGAAAATACCAAGGGCGCTGCGCTCATGCAGGCGGCGGATCAGCTGTCCGCCGTGAGCGATAAGATACAGGAAATCGGCGATAAGGCGCTGGATGCCTATACGGATACCGAGAGCGCAGTGACCAAGGTGAATGCCTACTTTGGCGAGACGGGACAGGCTGCGGAGCAGTCCGCCAACGTGATTAAAAACGTGTACTCCTCCGGTGTCGGCGAAAGCATGGATGCTGTGGCCAATGCAGTTCTGATGGTAAAGAAGAACCTTGGCGATTTGAGCGAGACGGATCTCACCAACCTGACCCAGCAGGCGATCACACTGGAAGAACTGTATGGAATTGATATGAATGAAACCCTCCGGGGTGTCAATTCCCTGATGCAGCAGTATGGACTGACGGCGCAGGAAGCGATGGATTACATCGTGGTGGGTACTCAGAACGGTTTGGATAAGACCAATGAGCTGGGCGATAACCTTTCTGAGTATGCCGGGAAGTTCGCACAAGCTGGCTATTCTGCCTCGGAGTATTTCCAGCTTTTGGATAACGGCCTGAAGAACGGCGCTTACAATCTTGACAAGGTCAACGATGCCATCAATGAGGTGACCACCCGTCTGGTGGACGGCACCATCGGGGAATCCATTGGGATGTTCTCCACGAAAACACAGGAATTGTTTACCTCCTGGCAGAATGGCGGCGCTACGCAGAAACAGGTCATAGACTCTATCGTAGCAGATATTGCCGGTTGTACAAACCAGCAGGAAGCCTTAAACCTTGCGGCACTGGCCTTTGGCACCATGGCCGAGGACGGGAACCTGAAATTTATTACTTCCCTGACTTCGGTGGGAAGTACCTATGACAGTGTAAAAGGTTCCGCACAGGGGCTGTTTGATGCAACGACCACACCTATGCAGGAGATGGAATCCAACACCCGGAAGCTGCAGCAATCCCTTGTTCCTCTGGGAGAGAAACTGGCGGAGATTGCTAATACGATTCTGCCGCCGCTGGTTGCGGTGATCCAGACGGTAAGCAGCTGGTTCCAGCAGCTGCCGGGGCCGGTGCAGAACTTTATCGTTATTCTTGGGGTGTTACTTGCAGCCTTTACAGCCCTGACTCCGGTCATTGCGGCCTTGGCGGTTTCCGTAGGCGCGTTGAATATCTTCCTTCTGCCGATCATTGCTGTGATTGCGGCGGTAGCGGCGGCCATTGCCGGGATCATCGCCATTATCCAAAACTGGGGTGCCATCACGGAGTGGTTTGGGAACCTGTGGAATACCATCTGCAATGGGATTGGCACCATGATCGAGAGCGTGAAAACGTGGTTTTCCAACCTCTGGACGCACCTGCAGAATGTCTGGAACGGCATCTGCAACGTGGTGCAGACGGCCGTGATGCTGCTTGGCTCCATTATCCAAGGGGCTGTGGACATCATCACGTTGCCGTTCCGGTTTATCTGGGAGAACTGCAAAGACATCGTCACTTCCGTCTGGAATGGGATCAAGGATACGGTCAGTTCCGTGCTGTCGGCTATCTCTGGTGTGATCTCCAGCATTATGGGGGCGATCCAGAACGTGATCAGTTCCATCTGGAACGCCATCAGCAGTAAGGTGTCCGCAGTGGTGAACGCCATCAAAAATACCGTGACCTCTGTCTTTAACGCCATCAAGTCGGTGGCTTCCACTGTCTGGAACGGGATCAAATCGGTGATCTCCACGGTGGTGGATGGGATCAAGAGCAAGGTTTCTTCCGTATTCAATGCGGTAAAAAGTACGGTATCCAGTGTATTCAACGGGATCAAAAGTACCTCTACTACGGTGTGGAATGGGATCAAGACTGCCATCACGAAGCCCATTGAAGCGGCAAAGAATACGATCAAAGGGATCGTGGACAAGATCAGCGGTTTCTTCTCCGGCATGAAGCTGGAACTGCCAAAGATCAAGCTGCCCCATTTCAAGATCACGGGTAAGTTATCCCTTGCTCCGCCGAGTGTTCCCCACCTGTCGATTGACTGGTATAAGAAAGGCGGTATCCTGACGAAACCGACCATCTTTGGCATGAACGGCAGCAGTCTGATGGCAGGCGGCGAAGCTGGACGGGAAGCGGTTCTTCCTCTGAAAGGCTTTTACCAGCAGCTGGAAAATATTTTATCCAGCAGAATGAATACCAGCGCAATGGAGAAGTATCTGGCGATCATTGCAGAGAACAGCTGCAAGGGGCTGTATCTGGATGACGGGACGCTGGTGGGGCATCTGCTCCCTGCCATTGACAGCGGCCTTGGGAAAACACAGAAACTGCAAAGGAGGCTGAGCCTATGA
- a CDS encoding major tail protein codes for MGNKVKYNLKNVHAAKLTETDSDGTTTFSYAEPKAIPGAVSISLDAEGETSPFYADGIVYFRSVTNNGYSGDLEIALIPEWFRTEILQEKLDAKGVLVENSGVGESVKFALLFEFDGDVNAIRHVLYNCSASRPSIESETKEDTIEPGTETLSITADPRSDGLVKARTGDTTDAGTYANWYKTVYIPTEEEPKETSGQGGSV; via the coding sequence ATGGGAAACAAGGTCAAGTATAACTTGAAAAACGTCCATGCCGCCAAGCTGACCGAGACGGATTCCGATGGTACGACTACCTTTTCGTATGCGGAACCAAAGGCAATCCCCGGTGCGGTGAGCATCAGTCTGGATGCGGAGGGCGAAACCAGCCCGTTCTATGCGGACGGTATTGTGTATTTCCGCAGCGTGACCAACAACGGCTACAGCGGTGATCTGGAGATCGCCCTGATCCCGGAGTGGTTCCGCACAGAGATTTTGCAGGAGAAGCTGGATGCAAAAGGGGTGCTGGTCGAAAACAGCGGTGTCGGGGAGAGCGTGAAATTTGCCCTGCTCTTTGAATTTGACGGGGATGTGAACGCTATCCGACATGTGCTGTATAACTGTTCTGCCTCCCGCCCGTCTATCGAGTCGGAGACGAAGGAGGACACGATTGAGCCGGGTACGGAGACGCTGTCGATCACGGCCGATCCCCGTTCCGATGGATTGGTGAAGGCCAGAACCGGCGATACCACAGATGCTGGGACTTATGCGAACTGGTACAAGACTGTGTATATTCCTACCGAGGAGGAACCGAAGGAAACAAGTGGTCAGGGAGGTAGCGTATGA
- a CDS encoding type II toxin-antitoxin system RelE/ParE family toxin, which translates to MKMKIVYTFQAQQDLKNIYEYIAYSLLVPDTARNMSQQIMQSVRSLETMPERNPLYKEEPWHSQGVRFISVKNYLLFYTVNNETHTVSIARILYGGMDINRQLEETIDF; encoded by the coding sequence ATGAAAATGAAGATCGTTTATACCTTTCAAGCCCAGCAGGATTTAAAAAACATTTACGAATACATTGCCTATTCGCTTCTTGTCCCGGATACCGCCCGCAATATGTCCCAGCAGATCATGCAAAGCGTACGGTCTCTTGAAACCATGCCGGAGCGAAATCCGCTCTATAAAGAAGAACCCTGGCACAGTCAGGGTGTACGTTTTATATCGGTAAAAAACTATCTGCTGTTTTATACCGTAAACAATGAAACGCACACGGTATCCATCGCCCGTATTCTTTACGGCGGGATGGATATCAACCGTCAGCTGGAAGAAACCATTGACTTTTAA
- a CDS encoding type II toxin-antitoxin system RelB/DinJ family antitoxin — protein sequence MARTASRTANVYTRVDPETKEQAEAILNQLGIPMSNAIGMFLKQVVLHRGIPFDMRLPAAKPVAIGGMTKEQIDMELQKGMDDIAAGRVVSADEVDAEMRRLYGI from the coding sequence ATGGCACGAACTGCATCCAGAACCGCAAATGTATATACGAGAGTAGACCCTGAAACAAAAGAACAGGCAGAGGCGATTCTGAACCAGCTTGGGATTCCTATGTCGAATGCAATCGGAATGTTCCTAAAGCAGGTCGTTCTCCATCGCGGCATACCGTTTGATATGAGACTTCCGGCTGCAAAACCGGTTGCAATCGGCGGTATGACGAAAGAGCAGATTGATATGGAACTCCAAAAAGGTATGGATGATATCGCAGCAGGCCGCGTTGTCTCCGCAGATGAAGTAGACGCAGAAATGAGGAGACTATACGGCATATGA